The genomic DNA AGTGTCGTCTTCTGCCagcggccgggcggggggggggggtcctggagGGCTGAGCGGTCCAGccccgcgcggggggcggggcggggggggcggcctGGTCCTCACGCGCCCCGCGTGGCGCAGGTGGCCGTCGTGGTGACGGACGGGAGGCCCCAGGACAGCGTGCGGGACGTGTCTGCACGGGCCCGGGCCAGCGGCATCGAGCTGTTCGCCATCGGCGTGGGCCGCGTGGACAAGGCCACGCTGCGGCAGATCGCCAGCGAGCCGCAGGAGGAGCACGTGGACTACGTGGAGAGCTACGGCGTCATCCAGAAGCTGTCCAAGAAGTTCCAGGAGGCCCTCTGCGGtgcgccggggggcggggccggcggggcgggggcggagcctcgggcctcggggcggggccggcggggagggggcggggcctcgggcctcggggcggggcgggggcggggcctcgggcctcgggcgggccggcggggaggggcggggcaggggacggggggcggggcctcgggcctcggggcggggcgggggcggggccggcgggcggggcggggcctcgggcctcggggcggggcggggcggggcaggggacCGGGAGGGCCCGGCGGAGTCAGATACCGGGCGAGGCGAGCGGGTCCGCGCGGGGCTGGCAGGTGGTCccggccctgggctgggggcctggggctcgGACCTCATCCGGTTGGGGGCCTTGGTTTCCCAGAGTGTGTGAAGGTCCACCCTGGCTGGGATGTCCAAGGCCGTGTGGCCGTGAGATTCTGAGCCTCCTCTTGCGCCTGCAGTGGTGTCCGACCTGTGTGCCACGGGAGACCACGACTGTGAGCAGGTGTGCCTCAGCTCCCCCGGCTCCTACACCTGCGCCTGTCGGGAGGGCTTCACCTTGAACAGTGACGGCAAGACGTGCAACGGTCAGTGGCCTGGACGCAGCCCAGCCGGGGGAaggcggggaggggagagaatgggGCTTGGCCACTCTCCAGGAAGCCCATTCGAGCCTCTCTGTACTTTGCTTCTGGACTAGTCTGCAGAAATGATAGATGCCTTCTAGAACTTGGTGTCTGCAGGAAATTATCTTCTGACTTCTGTCCCTCTTTTTGTCACGGTGGGTGGAGGGTTTAATATGGCAGAAGGAGTTTTATAGCTTGAGTTCAAATCTTGGCCCCACTCCTGAGCTGTTCAATTTGATGGCTTCGGGAGCTTCTGTTTCCAACACCACAACCTTGGCTTTGTAGAGGGAGTTTTGAGGATAAAAATGGGATGGGATAATCCTCCCTATTGAGCTTGGTGTGTGATGGGTTCCTGACTATGAGTGGCCCCTATGCTTCATCTCCTCGCCTTCCTACCCTTCCCAGTCTGCAGTGGCGGTGGTGGCAGCTCGGCCACTGACTTGGTCTTCCTCATTGATGGATCCAAAAGTGTGCGGCCAGAGAACTTTGAGCTGGTGAAGAAGTTCATTAACCAGATCGTGGACACGCTGGACGTGTCAGACAAATTGGCACAAGTGGGGCTGGTGCAGTACTCAAGCTCCGTCCGCCAGGAGTTTCCGCTGGGCCGCTTCCACACGAAGAAGGACATTAAGGCGGCTGTGCGGAACATGTCGTACATGGAGAAGGGCACCAtgaccggggctgccctcaagtaCCTCATCGACAATTCCTTCACTGTGTCCAGCGGGGCTAGGCCTGGGGCCCAGAAGGTGGGCATCGTCTTCACGGATGGCCGGAGCCAGGACTACATTAATGATGCTGCCAAGAAAGCCAAGGACCTTGGTAGGTGATGCCTGGACCCTGAACACCACTGATGGCCGGGAGCACGTATGGAACAGCTCAACTGGAGTTTATTCTGTTAGTAGTGCCCTAAACCTCACTTCAGTATGAATGAGGAGGGATGGGTTTGtccaactcctttttttttttttttaaatttgtttttttttttatttatgatagtcacacagagagagagagagagagagagagagagagaggggcagagggagaagcagactccatgcaccaggagcctgacgtgggattcgatcctgggtgtccaggatcgcgccctgggccaaaggcagacactaaaccgccgcaccacccagggatccctgtccaactcttttttatcagtgatgagaaaatgaaggccCCAGAAAAGTAAGAAGCTGGTTTCAATGGCCCTTTTGTAGGTGGGGCTTAGAAATTTTCCAGTTGATTGTTCCCAACAGCGCACCAACTGTTGGAAGGCAGCCCCACTTTGGGACAAGCTGGAGTCTCCATTTTATCACCTATttaatgaggataataatagtcgGCAGATGGCTGGTTATGGGGCTATATGGGATCACAAAGCTCCTGGGCCAGGGAATCAGTACAGGTCCTCAGTATCTTTGTCCTAGGCACTGTGCCTGTAATTCCAGAAGCTGCCACCAGAAGGCATCTGGTGTTGACTGCCTGGGCATTCCCCAGGAGGCTCAGCCACAGCTGCCTGGCCCCAGGGTCACTGTCACTCATCGTGTTCCTCCTGGCAGGCTTTAAGATGTTTGCTGTGGGTGTGGGCAACGCTGTGGAGGATGAGCTGAGGGAAATCGCCTCAGAGCCGGTGGCAGAGCACTACTTCTACACCGCTGACTTCAAGACCATCAACCAGATCGGCAAGAGACTGCAGAAGAAGATCTGCGTGGGTCAGTGAGGCCAGAGATGGCATTGATGGGAGGGGCAggcggggccctggggtggggaccAGTGTGGAGCCATCCTGACACTGGAtgtgggtggggagaagcaggagctgggtTGGCACCTGGGTTAGAACCTGGAGGAGGGCTGGCCAGTCTCACGTTTACAACCAGCAAACATATGTGGAATATATTGAATGCTTGTCACATGCATGGCACTGGTGTTAGTGctctccaaatatttttattttattttattttattttattttatttatttatttatttttttagtgctcTCCAAATATTAATCATCCGATCCTAATTGGTAGAaatattattactcccattttgcaGACAGGAAACCCAGCCTGGAGGGGTGGAACAATCGTTAATAACCAgaggagccaggatttgagcCCTGCTACCTCCCCGGGTCCTCCCAGCGGTAGAGAGTACGGATTGCAGAGCCAGGCATGCCTGGGTTTGCATGTTTGCTCTGACACTAACTAGCTGTTGGCCACGATCACGTCTGTCTCACTTCTCTGGTTCTTTGCTTGTAAAATGACATTAATTGACTTCAAACCCGAAGTGTTGGATGAAGTCGCTGAGCTGACATAGACGGCCCTAGCAGCCGTGCCCTGCGTGCAGTAGGTGACCAGCACGGAGAGGCTATTATTGGAGGTTTTATCAGGGCTCTGAGGGGGTGGGAAGACATTCGGGGTTCTACCTCAGAACCCTACGTGTGTCTCCGTCTTCTCAGATCTCCCaggtcccccccacacacccccaagACTCCCTAGTCCTGGCCCTGGGCTGTGATGGCTCCTCGCCCTCCTGCCAGGCCACCACTcaccttcccctttctctttcctactTCCTGTCCACTCCAGAGGAAGACCTGTGTGCCTGCGAGTCCATTGTGAAATTCCAGACCAAAGTGGAGGGGCTGCTGCAGGCCCTGACCAGGAAACATATCCTTTCCCAGAGGCCATTGTGGGGCGGAGGGACGGGGAGAGGGAGCCACGCCCCTTGTGTGGGGGGTCCCAGGTAGGGCCTCTGCCTCCTGTTGGAGACAGGCTGGACTCTGGCCAGGTGGGCTGGCGTCAGCTTTGATGCTGATCCTGTCAAAAGCAGAGGCTCCAAGAGGGtaaacagagaaactgaggcagaggccAAGATCTAGAGACTGGACACACATGCAGAGTCCTAGCTGTGCTCAGGAAAACATGGTGCCTGTGGACTCCCCATTTCTCAGGCTCTTGGCAGCACAACTAATAACAGTCTCCACTCAGATGAGGCTGGGCCGGGAACAGCTCCCCTGGCTCAGGACGAGGTGGGGGCCCAGGTGGGGGACCCAGCAGGCTGAAGCTGCCCCTGGGCAGGACTAGGCAGCTTGTAACTAGCTGGTTCTGAGGGCCATGAATGGGTAAGTTTTGACACTGGGGAGAACACATGCTGTAGATGGAGTGAGAGAACTCTCTGGAAGAGGGACTTtgcgggaggtgggggggggacacAGGAAGTGGGATCCCGGGTCTAGGCGCCACAGCCATCAGTGCCCTGCTCTGGTCAGCCTGCGCCTCTCCTTAACCCTGAGTCCACTGGAAGCTGTGAGTAAGCGGCTGGCCGTCTTGGAGAACAGGGTCGTCTGAGGCTGCCTGTCCCCGCCGCGGCCTCTCCGTCTCCCCACCCCAAATGCAGCCCACGGAGTCCTGCGCGTGTCCCCTAGAGCCCTGAGTTTAGTCTAGTTTTGCCATTTCGGTGACGGGAgttggggagaggcaggccccaggcCTCCCCCTCTTCCACATCCTGCCAGCCCTGCTGGGTGCATGGGTGAGTGTGCTAGGAGCCTGGCAGCCTTTGGGAGCATGTATGTGTGAGGTAGCGTGCACATGTATGCGTGTATGAGGAGTGGCAGCCTtgggagcgtgtgtgtgtgtgtgtgtgtgtgtgtgtatgtgcaggtGCCTGCCTGAGGGCGGGCGTGTATCTGGagcagggatgtgtgtgtgtgagaacacAGGGGTGAGCGTGAGAGGGactgtgtttgcatttttttttcaattgaaagcttaatatattcctatttttttagtTAACCCTTTCCTGACTGCGAGTGCTGTGAAtctctttcctgatttttctattcccttttgaaaaacaattaaagatgATTTAATTTAAGCCCTGAATGGGGCTAGAGGCAGAGTGGTCATTTGAGGAGCGGGACGAAGGATGGTGAGGGCAGCGGGTACAGGGGGGGCCCCTGCAGGGGGGAGCAGTGGTGGGAATCGAGGTGAAGGCAGCTACTCCAGAGCCAGCGTGGGATCGTCCTGCCTTTACAGGCTCTCACTTCCTCTTCTAGCAACCCAGCCCCGGCAGACTTGAGTCCCCCCCCCCATTATACACACGGGATGCTGTGTCTGGGTGTTCGGATGATTTGCTCAGAGAGCGTCAGTTGGAGAGATGGGACTTGAATCTACAACTGCAAGacattgaagaaaaagaagagccatCGGCCTATCTGGTGCCATGGCTACCAGATAGGCCGATTCATTCATGCAGGCATGCAGACGACAAACAGAGCACAGGCCCATGTCAGGCAGTGCCGAGATGGTGGCCTACGAgacagacacagtccctgcccttaagGAACTTAGAGTTGAATAGAGTGCCCTGTCACCCTCACCCCAGCTGGGAAACAGAGGGTGGGTTTAGGTTATAGCAGCAGCCTGTggcctgagtgtgtgtgtgttagagatgCTGGGAGGGTCCCAGCTGCACCTGGGCTGGCCCCaggttcctccccaccccaaacccaTGTTGGAgtactcttttttccccctccaaccCCAGCACAGAAGTTGGCAGTCCCCACCCCAGGGATGGCACATGAGAAAGACCCTCGACCTTCatgtccctccccagccctccctggggTCTGCTGGCCTCGCCCAGTCCCCTCTGGACCCGTGCCCCCTGCCATCTCAGTCCCTTGTCTCCTAGAGTGGAGCCTGGGTGATTTTCTGAAGCCAGTCCTGTGTAATGGAGCATTTTTAGTGTTACTACTAGATTCACACTTGAGAGCCTGTAAAAGGCTTTTACGAGAGACTCACCATGCTGAAAGGCCTTCCATAGAGGCCATGCAAACAGGTGGAATTACACCCCCGTGCCCCCCAGAACTTAGTGGCTCAAAATGGCCATCTGTGATTGACATGACTCTGTATGTTGGCTGGGCTCTGCTGGTGGTTCTTCTGCTCCTTGTGGGGTCGGCTGGGGTCACACTCGTTTGGGTCTCAACAAGCCTGGAGCCTCCAGCACAGCCTGCTCGCCTATGCCAGGCCCACTCCTGCGACCACCGCCTGGGGAGACGGGGCGGGAAGGCTGGGCCTCTCTCTAGTTCTCTCTCCACGGATGTCCCCACGGGCTCTCCAGCGGGGGATCTGGACTTCTTACAGGGCAGCTCAGGGCTTCTGAAGGCCTTTTAGGTCTGGCGCCCCACATTCGCACCATGTGACTTtggctgcattttcttttctttctttcttttttaaagattttatttatttatttgagagagaaagactgagcaCAAAcggggagggtgagagggagacagagagggagaaacagactccccgctgagctgagAGTCCAAcctggtactcaatcccaggaccctgagatcaggacctgagccgaaggcagatgcttaacccactgagccacccagatgtccttgtATTTTCTTGGTCAAAGCAATTTTAGGCCAGCCCAGATGCAAGGGGTGGGGAGTTACACTTGGCTTCTTCCATGGGGAAAGAGCAAGAGGAATTTGTGGCTACTTTTAATCTGCCGCAGGAGGTCATCCTCTGGTGTCCCTCTCTGGCTATACTCCCTGCCTTGGCAGCTCATGGCACCCAGGAAACCCTCGCATCAAAGTGAGATGTGCCTGAGCCTGTTTCTGTTCCCTGCAGTGGGAGAGCCCTGACTCAGCTGGTCTTTCACCTCCGTCTCCTACCCACGTGGTGGCCTTGGTGCTTCCCTCAGCTGCTAGGGAACTTGGTGGGGGCCCTTCCCCCATCTACATGCAAGGCAGAGGATACTGGCACCGCCTTGCAGGCACTGGAGGATGTAAATGAGGGGATGCGTGGGgagcacccagcacagggcccgCCCACACTTTGCACCCAGAGAGGAGTTGGCATCATTGCCACCATCTAGAGGATGGTTTCCTGGGCCTCAGGGACACATCCAAACCTGTGAGTCCCTGAGCACCTCCCTTGTTCCCATCTGGCGTCCGTGTCCCTTGAGACACTGTGGCCACCTGGTCTCCAGTGGCTGTGCCACCTGGGGCACCTGTTACCTGCTGGGAGACCAGTGTGTGCACCACGGCTCTAGCCCCTGCATCACGTGAACGAGTactgctcccccagccccaccaggaGGCAAAGACAAGGACAGCCTTACCTCTGCTTTGAGCAGCAACAACACGAATGTGCCAGGGCTCAGAGAGGCGAGGCATGGAGGGTGGCATGAGCCTGCCAGCTCCCGGGGACAGCCAGCCGGCTCCATCTCGTGGTACTGCAGCAAATGACCATCCGGCACTCAGGCCAAGCCCTCCTCCAGGTACTAGGAGTAGAAGGAGCCCAGAGTCCGACACAAGCCTGTGCTCCTGGGCTGACATTCCAGCCTCACTGTATTTCTTGCTGTGTGAGCCCGGACCAGGCGGCCCGTCTCTCTGTGGGCCTTAGTTCCTCGTCtgttagaaggagagagagatgatcTAGAAACAAGCAGGAAACAGGGAGGATCTCCAAAGGGGCAAATGGAGTCACTCAGAGCCCGGGAGCTGTCAGTGCTTCCTTGATGAAGTCAGACAAGGTAGAGGAGTGCACAGGGCACCTGTCTGGCCTGGCAGAGACCAAGCCTCAGGCTCTGAGCTCCCAGGGACTATCCCATGGGGGAGGTGACAGTGGAGGGGTTAGCTGCCCTGTTTGGGGGCCAACAGTCCTGGTGTGAGACCCCCTGACCCCCAGAcagagggctccctggaggggcAGGTGGGTTGGCAGGGAGCCCGAGAGCTGCACACCTGCAGGAAAGTCTGGATGGTGAAGGctgtgtggagggagggggcgcTGGCAAGGGGCATAcggctggggaggagggcaggggacagtGAAGTCAGGCTGTGGGGCTCTAGGGACAGTCCCAGTCTCAACCCACCCTCCcccattcttcctttccttccccattCACTGAGCGTTGCCAAAGGCCAAAGCATGCACGAGGCATTCgggataaaatagaaaatacttgaTGGTCTCTGGCCTCGTGGTGCTCCCAGGTTAAAGAGGCAGACAGACATCGGACGGAAAGCCACACAGAGAGTCCCGCTGTGGTAGCAGGCTGGGGACTTAGGGTGTGCCACAGGGCCATATAACAGAAGGTCTTACCAAGCcatggggaggtggaggaggcttCCCAGAAGAGATGGACCTAAGCTGGAATCTGAAGGCAGTGAGGAAGGTGAGTTAGGAAGGTGAAGGGGGAGGTGGCGGACAGCATGTCAAGTAGGGGGAAGCAGGGTGTGCGAGCGCCCTGAGGAGGAAGGTGTGAGGCCCTCCAGGAGCCTGGATGCAGCTGCATGTGGCGGGGACCAGTCTGCAGCCCCAGGACCAGATGAGGAGGGGATTCCACCTGCAGGGCGGTGTGAAGCCATGGAAGCGCTTCACGTAAGGGGGTGATGTGATTAGAAATTAGAATGGAACTCCCACTAGAGATGGGACTCACGTATTTTCCCTATAAACACTGGATGAGGGGATGAGAGGGGGACTGTGGAGATCTCAGCTGGGATGGGCAGGAATGTCCCTATCACACATCCAGGGAGGTGCGGTGACCTGGAGGATGGTCCTGCTAGTGAGGCAGCGACATCCTTCcttggagagaaagcagagaaactgCTCAGGACAGAGGCACATGGGGCCCTGGCAAATCCTTTGGGTAACTGGTGTGGCTGCATTAGTGTGACCCGTTTTACAGGTGATGAGATTGTCTGAGTCAGGGCAGTTGACCCAGCACttaggtctttcttttcttttctttctatctttttttaagattttatttattttttcatgagagacacagagagagagaggcagagagaagcaggctccctgtagggagcccgatgtgggactcgatcccaggaccccgggatcacaccctgagccaaaggcaggcgctcaaccgctgagccacccaggtgtcctaactCAGGCCTTTCTTAAGAGCAACACAAACATAGCTTGGCCGCCTGGGACAGCGGATGTTAAGCAGGCACACAGTACGTGCTCAGCTGATCTCAGTGGTCAGTCCCTTCCCCCGTCATCCTCCTAGGCGGGCAGCAGGCTCACAGTTTGGCAGAGGGTGGACCTGGTCCTAGAGGAGCCTGGAGCTGGACCCAGGCACccaaggcagagggggaagggttGGTCCCTCGCAGAGGGCCTGGTGGGAGCCAGGCAGGGAGTGAGCGCCTTGCCAAGCAGGCTAGAGGTTAGAGAAGGTGCTGGATGGGGAGGTGGATCTGCACCCAGAGGCTTTGAACAGGCGGGCCTGTGGCTGTGGTTGGCCTCCTGCCACGTCAGGCCTGGCTCAGGCCCCAGTCCAGGCTGAGCTGAGGTGGGCTGGGGATCTGGGGCCTCTGGAGCTGAGCCTCAGGATTTTCCAGGAAAGGAACGAATGGAGGGGGGCATGTGCCCAGAACTGCCCCATTTTGGAGGGGGAAAGTGTTGCTTCCTGTTTGCAACAGTCCTGTCTGGGGCATCCCACGGCAGGAGTGGGGGTACCAGGGCGCTGGCAGGAGAAGCCCATCAGGTCAACCACTCAGAGACTGGGCCGCGGGCACCGTGGCTCAGAACGGGCTGAGCTGGGGCTCTGGGTCACGAGGGACAGACACGTCACACCAACCCACTTCAGCACAAGAAGGGAGGTGAGGGACCCCGTGGTGGAGGGTGCTGGCGGAGGAGCTGGGCTCGGTGACGTCTTCAGGCCTCTGGCTCTCTGCGCTCTTGCCTCTGGCCTCCACCCTGGTGGCTTCACGCCCAGGCAGGCCCTCGTCTCAAGACAGCCGTCGCCCTGCCGCTCTGAGTTCACAGCCTTCAGACTCCTTGGCTCAGGCTGGGTCCTGTGCCCACCCTTGAACAACCGCCGTGGCCAGGGTGATGCAAGGCTCCGCCCGTTCCTGGATGAGGAGCGGATCAGCCCCACAGGAGCCTCCAGGACTGAGAAGATGGAGTGGCTCCTCCAGGAGAAGGAGGGGTGTGTGATCGGAGCCAGGGTCGGGGTGCTGGCTGAGCAGAACCACCCCATATCCCCAACACGCAGGGTCAGAGCCCGGGTGGAAGCCCTCCGGCTGCAGTACATCCTGTGGTTCCCATTCTTGCCTGCATGGGCACGGGGGAGCTAGCTCCTACAGGACCACGTCTCGGGGCTCAGAGGAAGGCAGGGGCCGGCATCTCGGGGTCTTCCAAACCCCAGCTCCTGCCAAACGCATCTCGATTCTCCCCACGTCGGTTGCAGGTCCCATGCAGCCCACACTCCCCATGTAATTCCTGTATCTTTCCCTGTTCTCCGTTTGATTAACAGAAGGTTAAAAACAAGTCCCACAAAGAAGGAAAACCGGCATCTCCCCAGGGCACCCACAGTCTATTGGCAGATGGCAAGTTACTTTGTACCCgatatttttttgttgtgttgaTTTGTGTATAGATAAACAGGACTAAACTAATTAGGATCTTTTCCCCCCTGTCTTTCCCCAGGTCTTGGATTACAATGGGAGTCCCTCGGCCCCATGGTGAATTGGTTACCAGGTTTCAATAAGGGGTTTGTCTTTGCAATTACAGTTCATTAATGAATTTACAAGGGAGGGAAGACAGCATGGTCCGCTAAGGGGATTGTTTTGCATTTCTCCTCTTTTAATTACATGATTTTCTCCTGGATCAatgctctgtgaaaaatggtgatggtggaggggagggggagtcCCAACACCCCATCTGTTCCAGATGCAAATGCAATTAATATGAGAGGAGATAGGAGCTGCTCAGAGGCTTCCCGCTGCCTGGGTGTGGGCCTGCCTCCCCTGGAGCCGCTGCGTGACTCGGAGGTTTGGGGACAGTCATAGGAGCTCGGGGCACATGAGGCTTTGTTGATGTGGGGAGGGACCGTGTCTCTCCTGGGGTCAGAATCAGATTTAGGTCCCCCCACTGAGTCACCTTTTATTGATCATCCACTAGGTACGAGCTGTTAGACACACAATTTTGAATTCAAACTTCCCAGTGATTTTGTGAATACGTTTGTCTTGCAAGCGGAAACAGCAAGGCTGCCAGGTGTAAAGTGCCACACTTGGCCTTGCCacagtggcagggctggggtctGAACCCTGGGGTCTCTGGCTCCAAAGTCAGGAGGCTTACTAGAACATTGCGTTTCTGAGGTTCAGACGCACTGTTATGAAAGGGGGAGTCTAGTCCTTTCTGCAGATGGGGACCATCACAGGCTAACTGGCCTTCCTGCCTTGTTCTTAAGTCCTCTCTGTGTACTGATATCAGAGCGATGGCCCTACAGTGCACATCTGCTCAGGTCACATCCCTGCTCTAGAACCTTCTCCCGCTCCCTATTGTCTCcaagataaaattcaaactta from Canis lupus dingo isolate Sandy chromosome 2, ASM325472v2, whole genome shotgun sequence includes the following:
- the MATN1 gene encoding cartilage matrix protein, yielding MRLISGTSLVLCGLLLLLQVPCTLGLAPQSRGHLCRTRPTDLVFVVDSSRSVRPVEFEKVKVFLSQVIESLDVGPNATRVGVVNYASAVKQEFPLRAHGSKAALLQAVRRIQPLSTGTMTGLAIQFAITKAFGDAEGGRARSPDISKVAVVVTDGRPQDSVRDVSARARASGIELFAIGVGRVDKATLRQIASEPQEEHVDYVESYGVIQKLSKKFQEALCVVSDLCATGDHDCEQVCLSSPGSYTCACREGFTLNSDGKTCNVCSGGGGSSATDLVFLIDGSKSVRPENFELVKKFINQIVDTLDVSDKLAQVGLVQYSSSVRQEFPLGRFHTKKDIKAAVRNMSYMEKGTMTGAALKYLIDNSFTVSSGARPGAQKVGIVFTDGRSQDYINDAAKKAKDLGFKMFAVGVGNAVEDELREIASEPVAEHYFYTADFKTINQIGKRLQKKICVEEDLCACESIVKFQTKVEGLLQALTRKLEAVSKRLAVLENRVV